The segment TCCGATGAAGTTCCATATTTAAAAGCATTCTCCACAAATGTAATGAGTATCATCGGCGGAACAGGAGTCTGTTCATTATCAGCCTCAACCGTCAGATTCACCTGCGTATGCCTATTTAGTCGCAATGATTGTAACTCAACGTATTGCCTGATATATTCAATTTCTTGCCCCACAGGAATAGTTTCCATGTGAATTTGAGTGTACATATAACGAAGAATATTGGAAAATTTCACAAAAGCTGATTCAGTCTTCTCTGAACCAGATAAAACCAAAGCATATAAGGTGTTTAACGTATTAAAGAGAAAATGAGGATTAATCTGAGCCTTGTAAAGTGCCAGCTCTGCTTTATTTTTCTCTACTTCTATTTCTTGTCGGGAAAGAATTTGCCTGAACAGTTCAAATGTAAGCTCAATAGCCAAAGAAAATCCGGTTACCATCAAAAAGAAAAACCAAATAGTTTGCGTTCGCATATGTATACGGGTATCTATCGTCTTCGCTGTACTGGTATTCCAAACTGAAGGATAAGGGAAATAGGTAAGTCCTACTGTTAATCCAATCAAAACAAACATCAGTAACACAATATGCAAATATTTCTTCTCCATAAAAAGTTTAGGTAAACAGGCCTTTCGATAGACGAAATAAAGCATATATACGTAAATAATAAGTGCTATCAGAAATGCCGTATTGCTCACAATCCAGCGGTCAACAGGCAACAGCATAATAACCAAAGGCATAATGAGCAGACAAAACAATAAATCTACATAAAGTGAAATACGATCATTCTTCATGGCAAACTATTTTTCACTACAAAGATACATGATTTAGGGAATAGATGGTTGTACGTTTTACGTTTGTTCGTCACTACATTCCCGGCATTCATCACCACTTAATCTGAAAATTCATTCATTCTATATATGTTTGTAATGTAGCAAACACGACAAAATATAAACACTATACATTATGAAGATGAAGACAAGTATGTTCCTCATGCTATGTAGCATGTCGCTGTTGTGTGCATGTGGAGAAAAAAAGCAGACAATGCCTGGTGAAAAGTACAAAACACTGACTGTAGAGACCAGTAATCAGACCTTACAATCTATGTATCCAGCCTCTTTACGCGGACAACAATCGGTAGAAATTCGCCCGCAAGTGAGCGGAACCATCACTAATATTCTAATCAATGAAGGAGACTTAGTACGAAAAGGACAAGTATTGTTCATCATTGACCAAGTTCCATATAAAGCTGCTTTGGAAACAGCTCTTGCCAATGTAAAAAGCGCTGAAGCCAAATTACAGACAGCCCGCCTGACATCCAACAGCAAAGAAGAATTATTCAAAGAAAACATCGTATCAGATTTCGACCGACAGACGGCTCGTAACCAATTACTCGAAGCTGAAGCTGCATTAGCACAAGCCAAAGCGGAAGAGACCAATGCCAGAAATAATCTGTCATACACTGAAGTAAAAAGTCCAGTTGACGGTGTAGCCAGTATGATTCCATACCGTATTGGGG is part of the Parabacteroides sp. AD58 genome and harbors:
- a CDS encoding sensor histidine kinase, giving the protein MKNDRISLYVDLLFCLLIMPLVIMLLPVDRWIVSNTAFLIALIIYVYMLYFVYRKACLPKLFMEKKYLHIVLLMFVLIGLTVGLTYFPYPSVWNTSTAKTIDTRIHMRTQTIWFFFLMVTGFSLAIELTFELFRQILSRQEIEVEKNKAELALYKAQINPHFLFNTLNTLYALVLSGSEKTESAFVKFSNILRYMYTQIHMETIPVGQEIEYIRQYVELQSLRLNRHTQVNLTVEADNEQTPVPPMILITFVENAFKYGTSSEVDCVIHIHIRLNKGTLYFETENQIMRIREENKPTIGIANCRKRLDLLYPGRYKLYVGAEGNLYKTHLTIQLQ